One genomic window of Clostridioides sp. ES-S-0054-01 includes the following:
- a CDS encoding DUF2313 domain-containing protein produces the protein MKLIDKLPSFDRNYIVEEIQGAYDTELNILKEDIDDTFDQLFVDTATWGLDMWEDILCIEKKELDFDTRRSNIKAKMRSRGTSTIEVIKSICEAYTKSETDIKVYSDEFTFVLSFIANNCDYKTLLDCSDMIERVKPAHLLHYLEPIILDKSMVYCGGGMVCSEEVKVHPYFEPIIKCSAVVNCGAGMLSREEIKVYPLSIKCIENNCKINIAIANDTGVENVVVYPKSEVV, from the coding sequence ATGAAGCTAATTGATAAACTACCATCATTTGATAGAAATTACATTGTAGAGGAGATACAAGGTGCATACGATACAGAATTAAATATTCTTAAAGAAGATATTGATGATACCTTTGACCAATTATTTGTTGATACAGCGACATGGGGATTAGATATGTGGGAAGACATACTCTGCATTGAAAAAAAAGAACTTGATTTTGACACAAGACGTAGCAATATAAAAGCTAAAATGAGAAGCAGAGGTACTAGTACTATTGAAGTTATAAAAAGTATATGTGAGGCATATACAAAATCAGAAACAGATATAAAAGTTTATAGTGATGAATTTACATTCGTATTGAGTTTTATAGCAAATAACTGTGACTATAAAACTCTTTTAGATTGTAGCGATATGATTGAAAGAGTAAAACCTGCTCACTTATTACACTATTTAGAACCAATAATACTAGATAAAAGTATGGTCTATTGTGGTGGAGGTATGGTATGTAGTGAAGAGGTAAAAGTTCATCCATACTTTGAACCAATTATAAAATGTAGTGCTGTTGTAAACTGTGGAGCTGGAATGTTAAGTAGAGAAGAAATAAAGGTTTATCCTTTAAGCATTAAATGCATTGAAAATAATTGTAAGATTAATATAGCTATTGCAAATGATACAGGCGTAGAAAATGTAGTAGTTTATCCTAAATCGGAGGTGGTATAA
- a CDS encoding baseplate J/gp47 family protein, whose translation MYSDQTYEVIKNRTLENINLDIYKGEGSFLNNMVSGNNLELSKIYLELSKIHKMAFIQDTYNQFLDKRVNEFGVYRKLGTESNGEVEFIGEKGTVINNGTVISYRDLLFVVIKDVTIGSEEGDNSPVQALEVGKKYNLPTNCEFKLVDNISGVTKITNTRSFEGGTDIETDEELKERFYKIQRNQATSGNKAHYEEWALEVDGVYNVKVYPRWDGPGTVKVLIFGKNNQAVDTETIERCQQHIDEEKPIGPTITVVTPLPIEISISAVMKLEDGYTLDNVKESFLESINTYFRDIRGEIIYTKVMGILINTTGVHDLSNLLINGSTDNITINEDKIPSVTTVNFSEVENQ comes from the coding sequence ATGTATAGTGACCAGACATATGAAGTAATAAAAAATAGAACTCTTGAAAATATTAATCTTGATATTTATAAAGGAGAAGGTTCTTTTCTAAACAACATGGTATCTGGAAATAATCTAGAACTTTCGAAGATATATCTAGAACTTTCAAAGATACATAAAATGGCTTTTATACAAGACACATATAACCAGTTTCTTGATAAAAGAGTCAATGAATTTGGTGTATATAGAAAGTTAGGTACAGAGTCAAATGGAGAAGTTGAATTTATTGGAGAGAAAGGAACTGTAATAAATAATGGCACAGTAATATCATATAGAGATTTACTATTTGTAGTAATAAAAGATGTAACTATTGGTAGTGAAGAAGGTGACAATAGCCCAGTTCAAGCTCTGGAAGTTGGTAAGAAATATAATTTACCTACAAATTGTGAATTTAAACTAGTTGATAATATATCTGGAGTTACAAAGATTACCAACACAAGAAGTTTTGAAGGTGGTACAGATATAGAGACAGATGAAGAACTAAAAGAAAGATTTTATAAAATCCAAAGAAATCAAGCTACAAGTGGAAATAAAGCTCACTATGAAGAATGGGCTTTGGAAGTAGATGGAGTCTATAATGTTAAGGTTTATCCAAGATGGGATGGTCCAGGAACAGTTAAGGTCTTGATATTTGGGAAAAATAATCAAGCTGTTGATACAGAAACGATTGAAAGGTGTCAGCAACATATAGATGAAGAGAAGCCTATTGGACCAACTATAACAGTTGTGACACCATTACCAATAGAAATAAGTATAAGTGCAGTAATGAAACTAGAAGATGGATATACATTAGACAATGTAAAAGAATCTTTCCTAGAAAGTATAAATACATACTTTAGAGATATTAGAGGAGAGATAATCTATACAAAAGTCATGGGAATACTTATAAATACTACTGGTGTACACGATTTAAGTAATCTACTTATAAATGGAAGTACAGATAATATAACCATTAATGAAGATAAAATACCTAGTGTAACAACTGTCAATTTTAGTGAGGTGGAAAATCAATGA
- a CDS encoding chromosome condensation regulator: MKQNKLLQRGAYFNDKNILIDDFDKRYNDYDFVEFFTGISNSTFGLKSDGNLYACGDNTGFQLGLGKDSSERRMFSKVKTDNVKYVSCGSKHSVAVTKDGFAYGAGTSNVGQLGVIESTVYYEFTKLPIDDVKTVACGYDFTFVLKNDGTLYSAGLNSSGQLGLGDTNNRATFTKVNIDSVKDVVTYNQSVFIIKMDGTAHACGLNSSGQLGINSTLNKSVFNKIEGMDNVKQIACGSSHTILIKNDGTMYTTGYNGVGQLGTGNNNNSIVFTLSSINNVKYASCGNNHTMILKYDNTLFSTGQNNYGQLANANKDVASRNTFVKVNVENIKDIKCGSQFNFLINGSKEIFVSGCNLAGQLGSFFHTTFLYEFSKVQSSNLDNYSGLLVNDDYLYVTKDNSEFLNVKLSDNFQDYKKIELTDSNMFIVMNDGTLYACGLNNHGQLGLGDTVNRSVMTKVDIDNVLDIKGSGNSTFVLKNNGTLYSCGLNGNGQLGLRDEVNRNIFTKIEIENIKDFCVEGSYVIALNHSKEVYGWGYNSYNNIERTSNYPYKQSISNIEKIAAYNYSVYMINSEGKLYVSGYNNYYQLGTGSSSNANKILVSQYRTASSSTNSSSLINLPKIINVFPFYYGCAIIDESGYVYLAGQHRYPDTSKSSPSITDYSRYGSFIEATNSHYNAYFVRVDSFNRIEKVIGTPNNILYFKKGISYVTGYPKTFGSSATGYKSYTSISSEYSNLGRIFILASSNSKLYGYGLANNGEFGNITNLDGTSNYDTGLKNIKDTIVKENTVVAVDKNNNIYVTGANQFNKLGIGEYNNQPIRKFTNITEQSNSFIFMDDIKEITTSRNTMFIVKNDGTAYATGNNSSGQLGLGDTINRNKFTQINLDNIKKISTSIDGNTTFAIRNDGTLYSTGLNTKGQLGLGDIVNRNTFTKVNIQNVRDVVLGTTHSHAIKDDNTLYSCGENTHGQLGLGSESNHPDILTFTVNNITNVRDVYCSDTTTFIVKDTNIAYCCGYNNNSQLGMGNTTDQYSFIKCMENVKEVIPNEINTYIITIYNTAYSTGLNTDYCLGLNSNSNQSSFSEIPISNVVKVAPNRNNAVLLLTSEGDVYTAGKCSNGSGTGSETPEKIKKIASKAKDIGMNYRCGHYVSDNGDLYGTGFNNNGQLGVGDVTKRDTFIKTNTRVKKILPLEYANIAIKDTNDMYICGLNNYGQLGVGNRYDSRNNDNRIFNYKHMNFVMGDLTSIKNRHNFILLNNKIVIPTTKDIDYGLVLGNLYKGDLYTELPYEDIKEVSISKTHIIILLNDGTMYGCGTNYHGELLQELSINQVDEFVQINVSDVKHVSCGDNFTYFIKSDDSLWSIGKNSEYQLGIGHNNPVTELQRITTISSCKEVHCGKNYTLVVTTGNELFVQGYNDKGALGLGSDSENTIIKFFTKALTDIREIKSYGSDHILVLKNDNSVWVTGKNRDVYKIEQPVEFLKEFTIVPISEDVNTVKDVLATDNTLYIISEVGTTNAAIEITEKSISSIKIKIQDPNKDISKIEMLINGESVKSVSDLTTEKISFEVAPDKIKIGENKILFRAYCKGDDLYASLFIFKESTGNSIIKDSYVMIGNRMYKVVNTTSNEQDITITLDRGLEEDLNLGDPIYQLINKTKVQVKINKSDLFKDMKLVEIKKSDSSYQEIYELEEANIKSAQPKIIVEKGDKWTAIKRPSMIFRYDAENNEPQA; this comes from the coding sequence ATGAAGCAAAATAAACTTTTACAGCGTGGTGCTTATTTTAATGATAAGAACATATTGATTGATGATTTTGATAAAAGATATAACGATTATGATTTTGTAGAATTTTTTACTGGTATAAGTAATAGTACCTTTGGTTTAAAATCAGATGGTAATTTATATGCTTGTGGCGATAATACAGGTTTTCAACTAGGACTTGGAAAAGATTCGTCAGAGAGAAGGATGTTTAGTAAAGTAAAAACTGATAATGTAAAATATGTATCTTGTGGTTCAAAACACAGTGTAGCAGTAACTAAAGATGGATTTGCATATGGAGCAGGAACAAGTAATGTAGGTCAATTAGGTGTAATTGAGTCTACAGTATATTATGAATTTACTAAGCTACCAATAGATGATGTAAAAACTGTTGCATGTGGTTATGACTTTACATTTGTGCTTAAAAATGATGGAACATTATATTCAGCAGGTTTAAACTCAAGTGGTCAACTTGGACTAGGTGATACTAACAATAGAGCTACTTTCACTAAAGTAAATATAGATAGTGTGAAAGATGTAGTGACTTATAATCAATCTGTATTCATCATAAAAATGGATGGGACAGCACATGCTTGTGGATTAAATTCAAGTGGACAGTTGGGAATTAATAGTACTTTAAATAAAAGTGTATTTAATAAAATAGAAGGTATGGATAATGTAAAACAGATAGCGTGTGGTAGTAGTCATACAATTCTTATTAAGAATGATGGAACTATGTATACTACAGGCTATAATGGAGTTGGTCAGCTTGGTACAGGAAATAATAATAATTCAATTGTATTTACTCTTTCTAGTATAAATAATGTTAAGTATGCTTCTTGTGGAAATAATCATACTATGATATTAAAATACGATAATACACTGTTTAGTACAGGACAAAACAATTATGGTCAACTAGCCAATGCCAATAAAGATGTGGCATCCAGAAATACTTTTGTTAAGGTTAATGTAGAAAATATAAAAGATATTAAGTGTGGTTCTCAATTTAATTTTTTAATAAATGGTTCAAAGGAGATATTTGTATCTGGCTGTAATTTAGCAGGTCAACTTGGTTCATTTTTTCATACAACTTTTCTGTATGAGTTTTCAAAGGTACAATCTTCAAATTTAGATAATTATTCAGGTTTATTGGTTAATGATGATTATTTATATGTTACAAAGGACAATAGTGAATTTTTAAATGTAAAGTTAAGTGATAATTTTCAAGATTATAAGAAGATAGAGTTAACAGATAGCAACATGTTTATAGTTATGAATGATGGTACATTGTATGCTTGTGGTTTAAATAATCATGGACAGTTAGGATTAGGAGATACTGTTAACAGGTCAGTTATGACTAAGGTGGATATAGATAATGTTTTGGATATAAAGGGAAGTGGAAACTCAACTTTTGTACTTAAGAATAATGGAACATTATATTCATGTGGTTTAAATGGTAATGGACAATTGGGTCTAAGAGATGAAGTTAATAGAAATATATTTACAAAAATAGAAATAGAAAATATAAAGGATTTTTGTGTAGAAGGCAGTTATGTAATAGCTTTAAATCATTCAAAAGAGGTATATGGTTGGGGATATAATTCTTATAATAATATAGAAAGAACTTCTAATTATCCATATAAGCAGAGTATAAGTAACATTGAAAAGATAGCAGCATATAATTATTCTGTATATATGATAAATAGTGAAGGAAAATTATATGTATCTGGATATAATAACTACTATCAATTAGGCACAGGTAGTAGTAGTAATGCAAATAAAATACTAGTATCTCAGTATAGAACAGCTTCGTCGTCTACTAATTCTAGCAGTTTAATCAATTTACCTAAAATAATTAATGTTTTTCCTTTTTATTATGGTTGTGCAATAATTGACGAAAGTGGATATGTTTATTTGGCAGGACAGCATAGATATCCAGATACATCAAAGAGTAGCCCAAGTATAACTGATTATTCAAGATATGGAAGTTTTATTGAAGCTACAAATTCTCATTATAATGCTTACTTTGTAAGAGTAGATTCTTTTAATAGAATAGAAAAAGTAATAGGTACACCAAATAATATATTATACTTTAAAAAAGGTATTTCTTATGTTACTGGGTATCCAAAAACATTTGGTTCATCTGCTACTGGATATAAAAGTTATACTAGTATTAGTTCTGAATATTCAAATCTAGGTCGTATTTTTATTCTGGCTTCTAGCAATTCAAAATTGTATGGATATGGGCTTGCTAATAATGGAGAATTTGGAAATATAACAAACTTAGATGGAACAAGTAATTATGATACAGGATTAAAAAACATAAAAGATACAATTGTCAAAGAAAATACTGTAGTAGCAGTAGATAAAAATAACAATATATATGTAACAGGAGCAAATCAATTTAACAAACTTGGTATAGGAGAATATAACAATCAACCAATAAGAAAATTCACAAATATAACTGAACAATCAAACTCATTTATATTTATGGATGATATAAAAGAAATTACAACATCAAGAAATACAATGTTTATAGTAAAAAATGATGGAACAGCTTATGCCACAGGAAATAATAGTTCTGGACAATTAGGATTAGGTGACACAATAAATAGAAATAAGTTCACTCAAATAAACCTTGATAATATAAAGAAAATATCAACAAGTATAGATGGTAACACAACATTTGCAATTAGAAATGATGGAACACTATACTCTACAGGATTAAATACCAAAGGACAATTGGGATTAGGTGATATAGTAAATAGAAATACATTTACTAAAGTAAACATCCAAAATGTAAGAGATGTTGTTTTAGGGACTACTCACTCGCATGCAATCAAAGATGATAACACATTATATTCATGTGGAGAAAACACTCATGGGCAACTGGGCTTAGGAAGCGAAAGCAACCATCCAGACATATTGACATTTACTGTAAACAATATAACTAATGTAAGAGATGTGTACTGCTCAGATACAACAACATTTATTGTAAAGGACACAAACATTGCATATTGTTGTGGATACAATAATAATTCACAATTAGGTATGGGAAATACTACTGACCAGTATAGTTTTATAAAGTGTATGGAAAATGTAAAAGAAGTTATACCAAATGAAATAAATACCTATATAATAACAATCTATAATACTGCATATAGTACAGGTTTAAATACTGATTATTGCTTAGGTCTAAATAGTAATAGCAATCAAAGTTCATTTTCTGAAATTCCAATTTCAAATGTAGTAAAAGTAGCTCCAAACAGAAATAATGCAGTACTTTTACTTACAAGTGAAGGGGATGTATATACTGCAGGCAAATGTAGTAATGGTTCAGGTACAGGAAGTGAGACTCCAGAGAAGATTAAAAAAATAGCATCAAAGGCAAAGGACATTGGAATGAATTATAGATGTGGACATTATGTAAGTGATAATGGAGACCTATATGGTACAGGTTTTAATAATAATGGACAATTAGGTGTTGGTGATGTAACAAAAAGAGATACATTTATAAAAACCAATACAAGAGTAAAGAAAATACTTCCTTTAGAATATGCAAATATAGCAATAAAAGATACTAATGATATGTATATTTGTGGATTAAATAACTATGGACAATTAGGTGTTGGAAATAGATACGATAGTAGAAATAATGATAATAGAATATTTAATTATAAGCATATGAATTTTGTAATGGGTGATTTGACATCTATTAAAAACAGACATAACTTTATACTTCTAAACAATAAGATAGTTATACCTACCACAAAAGACATAGATTATGGTTTAGTATTAGGAAATTTATACAAAGGAGACCTTTATACTGAACTTCCATATGAAGATATAAAAGAAGTATCTATTTCTAAGACTCATATTATTATATTACTTAATGATGGAACAATGTATGGATGTGGTACAAACTACCATGGAGAATTATTGCAAGAATTGTCTATAAATCAAGTGGATGAATTTGTGCAGATTAATGTATCAGATGTAAAGCATGTTTCATGTGGAGATAACTTTACTTATTTTATAAAATCTGATGATAGTCTTTGGTCTATTGGTAAAAATTCCGAATATCAATTAGGTATAGGTCACAATAATCCAGTTACTGAATTACAAAGAATTACAACTATATCTAGCTGTAAAGAAGTACATTGTGGTAAAAACTATACATTAGTAGTAACTACAGGTAATGAATTATTTGTACAAGGATATAATGATAAGGGAGCTTTAGGATTAGGAAGCGATAGTGAAAATACTATAATTAAGTTCTTTACAAAAGCACTAACAGACATAAGAGAAATAAAATCTTATGGAAGTGACCATATATTAGTACTTAAAAATGATAATTCAGTATGGGTTACTGGAAAAAATAGGGATGTATATAAAATTGAACAACCAGTAGAATTTTTAAAAGAATTTACTATAGTACCTATTTCTGAAGATGTAAATACAGTAAAGGATGTACTTGCAACAGACAATACATTATATATTATATCAGAAGTAGGAACAACAAATGCTGCTATAGAAATTACTGAAAAGTCAATTTCATCAATTAAGATAAAAATACAAGACCCTAATAAAGATATAAGTAAAATAGAAATGCTTATAAATGGTGAAAGTGTAAAATCTGTAAGTGATTTAACTACTGAAAAAATATCATTTGAAGTAGCACCAGATAAAATTAAAATAGGAGAGAATAAGATACTATTTAGAGCTTATTGTAAAGGGGATGATTTATATGCATCTTTATTTATTTTTAAAGAGAGTACTGGAAATTCTATAATTAAAGATTCTTATGTTATGATAGGTAATAGAATGTACAAGGTAGTTAATACAACATCCAATGAACAAGATATTACAATTACACTAGATAGAGGACTTGAAGAAGATTTAAATCTTGGAGACCCTATATATCAATTAATAAATAAAACTAAGGTTCAAGTAAAAATAAATAAATCTGACTTATTCAAAGACATGAAACTAGTTGAAATCAAAAAATCAGACTCGAGTTACCAAGAAATCTATGAATTAGAAGAAGCCAACATAAAAAGTGCTCAGCCTAAAATCATAGTAGAAAAAGGAGATAAATGGACAGCTATAAAACGTCCATCTATGATTTTTAGATATGATGCTGAAAACAACGAGCCACAAGCTTAA
- a CDS encoding DUF2577 family protein, with protein sequence MANPINEFIGIIREEGKYHNQPSFFIGRIKSKLPDLKIETNNIVLEKEDILIDSWLFDRQIESFDTETSQEHKHEIKNPFIDNFEPEDMVIMFKIGEKFAVVSKLVSL encoded by the coding sequence ATGGCTAATCCAATAAATGAATTTATAGGAATAATAAGAGAAGAAGGAAAGTATCATAATCAACCTTCTTTTTTTATTGGAAGAATTAAAAGTAAATTACCAGATTTAAAAATAGAGACAAATAACATCGTATTAGAAAAAGAAGATATTTTAATAGACAGCTGGTTATTCGATAGACAGATAGAATCATTTGATACAGAAACAAGTCAAGAGCATAAGCATGAAATAAAAAATCCATTTATAGATAATTTTGAACCTGAAGATATGGTAATAATGTTTAAAATAGGCGAAAAATTTGCTGTTGTAAGTAAGTTGGTGAGCTTATAA
- a CDS encoding DUF2634 domain-containing protein codes for MSTIFPFIGVPEDYILPKTEELPIFREVAWDFEKDEPILEKGDFKIIEKKEALKVWIYKCIKTNRYEHEIYSLEYGTELSELIGQKYTKGLTESEASRFIKEALLINPYILEVNVKSANFNRDILSANVKVSTIYGEVEINV; via the coding sequence ATGAGTACAATATTTCCTTTTATAGGTGTCCCAGAAGATTATATCTTACCTAAAACAGAAGAATTGCCAATCTTTCGTGAAGTGGCATGGGATTTTGAAAAAGATGAACCTATTTTAGAAAAAGGTGACTTTAAAATAATTGAAAAAAAAGAAGCCTTAAAAGTTTGGATATACAAGTGTATAAAGACAAATAGATATGAACATGAGATATACTCTTTAGAATATGGGACAGAGCTTTCAGAACTAATAGGACAAAAATATACAAAAGGTCTTACAGAAAGTGAAGCTAGTAGATTCATAAAAGAGGCCCTTCTAATAAATCCATATATATTAGAAGTAAACGTAAAAAGTGCTAACTTTAACAGAGACATATTGAGTGCAAATGTAAAAGTATCCACTATCTATGGGGAGGTGGAAATAAATGTATAG
- a CDS encoding phage tail protein, protein MEEKFYIILTKIGREKIANATALGELVGLTKFQVGDSNGEYYEPTEEQTALKNVVWEGNINSLRIDEKNPNWIVIETILPGTVGGFMIREAAVLDNENNIIAIGKYPETYKPRAEDGSIKDLVVKMILQLSNTSNVTLEVDPTLVFVTQKDIQDLDDKFDKNIKEIKVKIGDTDILTTDSKDLSGAINEVVKKIENISFDDVISGQIQTDISVLKNSYNKLSEKVLDILIYLELESEVTVDEAGYWYDTLANGNNIVAIEGLKLDLNRKCITGEIGNVIFRDVVLPFSANRVRYIHDMDNNFVETKSSNTYLKEQKDITLSKYSYEIR, encoded by the coding sequence TTGGAAGAAAAATTTTATATAATATTAACCAAAATTGGTAGAGAAAAAATAGCAAATGCAACTGCACTAGGAGAGCTTGTTGGATTAACCAAGTTTCAAGTTGGAGATAGTAATGGAGAATATTATGAGCCAACAGAGGAACAAACTGCTTTAAAGAATGTAGTTTGGGAAGGAAATATAAATTCTCTAAGAATTGATGAAAAAAATCCTAATTGGATAGTTATAGAGACTATTTTACCAGGAACAGTTGGTGGATTTATGATAAGAGAAGCTGCTGTTCTGGATAATGAGAATAATATAATAGCTATAGGTAAGTATCCAGAGACGTATAAGCCACGTGCTGAAGATGGCAGTATTAAAGATTTGGTTGTAAAAATGATTTTACAATTGTCCAATACTTCAAATGTTACATTAGAAGTAGACCCGACGTTGGTTTTTGTAACTCAAAAGGATATTCAAGATTTAGATGATAAGTTTGATAAAAATATAAAAGAAATAAAAGTAAAAATTGGAGATACAGATATATTAACTACAGATTCTAAAGATTTATCAGGAGCTATAAATGAGGTAGTTAAAAAAATAGAAAATATATCTTTTGATGATGTTATAAGTGGTCAAATACAAACTGATATATCAGTATTAAAAAATAGCTATAACAAATTATCTGAAAAAGTGCTAGATATATTAATATACCTAGAATTAGAGTCAGAAGTAACTGTAGATGAGGCTGGTTATTGGTATGATACATTAGCAAATGGAAATAACATAGTAGCTATAGAAGGGCTTAAGTTAGATTTAAATAGAAAATGTATAACAGGTGAAATTGGTAATGTGATTTTTAGAGATGTAGTATTACCATTTAGTGCAAATAGAGTTAGATATATACATGATATGGATAATAACTTTGTTGAGACAAAATCTAGTAACACTTATTTAAAAGAACAAAAAGATATAACTCTAAGTAAATATTCATATGAAATAAGATAA
- a CDS encoding C40 family peptidase: MIINRSKDSSSNEISFVSKDMGFLLTQSEVSYNFKDKLVEDIAKQVFAENRLSVGTIAKTNVKYTKMFIGVNGYDTIMSAYTEASKKTKKKYMIEANLDKFNVIEKGTVTLSVMFEEGFNIINTTFSESMENVKNKVIVVDQYGSKISEKIDNEIFKEVNVIMQKVIQQQENQDIDVDSEFSGIEKSCSLKGYGDVSCITGRGVKVKDSYTKLVGLFYIDTDKHIWQNGEYQIELELNFQNLMDEKSAGQDEPKEESNLGEEGYTGGREFTAEFTAYCPRKEEGGDTDCRNKKLDPSKKTCAAPMVGKYEQTHYTKEFLNKHPLLNYGDEIQIITGVSGRDGVYKVNDVGPAITIEKDGTYHIDILFGNVEEASKFGRRKGKIIVGGYAGSVSDKAKTVISEAKKHLGKPYKWGGNGPSSFDCSGLMVYCFKKVNVSLPRTSNQQSKKGKKVEQKNLQAGDLVFFHNPVSHVGLYIGNGEFLHAPRKGDVVKISKLSSRKDFNTARRVL; this comes from the coding sequence ATGATAATTAATAGGTCCAAAGATTCAAGCAGTAATGAAATTAGTTTTGTATCTAAAGATATGGGATTTTTACTTACACAAAGTGAAGTTTCATATAACTTTAAAGATAAGTTGGTTGAAGACATAGCAAAGCAAGTATTTGCTGAAAATAGGCTTTCAGTTGGAACAATAGCAAAGACCAATGTCAAGTATACAAAGATGTTTATAGGAGTAAATGGTTATGACACGATAATGAGTGCATATACAGAGGCAAGTAAAAAGACAAAGAAAAAGTATATGATAGAAGCCAATTTAGATAAGTTTAATGTTATTGAAAAAGGAACTGTTACATTAAGTGTTATGTTTGAAGAGGGATTTAATATTATAAATACTACCTTTTCAGAGAGCATGGAAAATGTAAAAAATAAGGTAATAGTAGTAGACCAGTATGGAAGTAAGATTAGCGAAAAAATAGATAATGAAATTTTTAAGGAAGTAAATGTAATAATGCAAAAAGTAATTCAGCAACAAGAAAATCAAGATATAGATGTAGATAGCGAGTTTAGTGGAATAGAAAAAAGCTGTTCTCTTAAAGGTTATGGAGATGTAAGTTGTATAACTGGTAGAGGGGTAAAAGTTAAAGATTCTTATACAAAGCTTGTAGGATTATTTTATATAGATACAGATAAGCATATCTGGCAAAATGGAGAGTATCAAATTGAACTTGAACTTAACTTTCAAAATCTTATGGATGAAAAGTCAGCAGGACAAGATGAACCAAAGGAAGAAAGTAATTTAGGAGAAGAAGGTTATACAGGAGGTAGAGAATTTACAGCAGAATTCACAGCTTACTGCCCTAGAAAAGAGGAAGGTGGAGATACAGATTGTAGAAATAAAAAACTTGACCCGTCTAAAAAAACTTGTGCTGCTCCCATGGTTGGTAAATATGAGCAAACTCATTATACAAAAGAGTTTTTAAACAAACATCCTCTGTTGAACTATGGAGATGAAATACAAATAATTACAGGAGTTTCTGGGCGAGATGGAGTCTATAAAGTAAATGATGTAGGACCTGCAATAACTATAGAAAAGGATGGAACATACCATATAGATATTTTATTTGGAAATGTTGAAGAAGCTAGTAAATTTGGAAGAAGAAAAGGAAAAATTATTGTTGGTGGTTATGCTGGTAGTGTATCTGATAAAGCTAAAACAGTGATATCAGAGGCAAAAAAACATCTAGGTAAACCTTATAAATGGGGTGGAAATGGACCAAGTAGTTTTGATTGCTCTGGATTGATGGTCTACTGTTTTAAAAAAGTTAATGTTAGTTTACCAAGAACATCAAATCAACAATCTAAAAAAGGCAAGAAAGTAGAACAAAAAAATCTTCAAGCAGGAGATTTAGTATTTTTTCATAATCCAGTCAGCCATGTTGGACTATATATAGGCAATGGAGAATTTTTACATGCTCCACGAAAAGGTGATGTAGTTAAAATAAGTAAGTTAAGTAGTAGAAAAGATTTTAATACAGCTAGGAGAGTATTATAA